One genomic window of Syngnathoides biaculeatus isolate LvHL_M chromosome 13, ASM1980259v1, whole genome shotgun sequence includes the following:
- the LOC133511237 gene encoding uncharacterized protein LOC133511237, giving the protein MSVSATARVFSDRVKHLEGDDKRRYVEKLETLGIEDPFLMPTSMFSPIRDLTVNSRPSLGQLDILMFLLNKSSIFTQKSLKAYKTLDAYKYFDAGLVRDVVSCRTERNKSHLVMAKVLHSQEQSEPPLHPWMAIDEDGSILFAHCTCMAGLDEVCSHVAATCFAVEAEIRIANSTSCASVAPSWLEPSVSMPFEYAETIKINFTSSQCRQSKGVDYMEVPQSVVYRELGPLTADDTTSFYQRLNGTGAKLPVLSVLPEFSKNYIPEVVSVPLSRPLTDLFDESWLHASFEDLSVHCMDVYNSISMSQDEINGVEFHTRRQSQSDAWFSFSAGRITASVLRAVTRTRPDKPSVSLIAKICYPKSHSFSTKATRWGCKHEETARTEYENLMESKHTGFTIRECGLFIDATFPFIGASPYALVTCDCCESWILEIKCPYCHIDPTIETATENSDFYIRNESGKLTLKQDHAYYFQIQCQLHATQKQYCDFVVCTNSTIFIERIEPDTNLFSEIVKSAETFFKSCILPELVAKYFTQERALPSITDDVCYCKEADEKKTLIICSSDTCTVKYFHQECLGLTSGSKNWKCSGCKKLERFQKDQLSKYDD; this is encoded by the exons ATGTCTGTGAGCGCGACAGCCAGAGTTTTTTCCGATagagttaaacatttagaaggtgatgataaacgaAGATACGtcgaaaaattagagacacttggcatagaggatccgtTTTTAATGCCGACTtcgatgttttcaccaataagagatttgactgttaattcgcgtcccagtcttggacaactggatatactcATGTTTCTGCTGAATAAGTCGTCGATATTTACacaaaagagtttgaaagcgtataaaactctggatgcatacaaatactttgatgCTGGATTGGTAAGAGATGTTGTATCCTGTAGAACAGAACGAAACAAGTCTCACCTTGTGATGGCAAAG gTGCTCCATTCTCAGGAACAATCTGAACCACCTCTGCATCCATGGATGGCAATAGATGAGGACGGCAGTATTTTGTTTGCCCATTGTACATGCATGGCAGGATTGGATGAAGTTTGTTCACATGTGGCGGCTACCTGTTTTGCTGTTGAAGCAGAGATTAGAATTGCAAATTCCACTTCTTGTGCTTCAGTTGCACCTTCTTGGCTTGAACCATCAGTTAGTATGCCATTTGAATATGCTGAGACCATTAAAATAAACTTCACAAGTTCCCAGTGTAGGCAGAGCAAAGGTGTGGATTATATGGAGGTGCCTCAGTCTGTGGTATACAGAGAACTTGGACCACTCACAGCTGATGACACCACTTCATTTTATCAACGACTGAATGGCACTGGTGCTAAACTCCCTGTTCTCTCAGTACTGCCCGAGTTTTCGAAGAATTACATCCCGGAGGTTGTGTCGGTTCCTCTCTCCAGACCGTTGACTGACCTTTTTGATGAATCGTGGCTCCACGCCTCATTTGAGGATCTATCTGTCCACTGCATGGACGTATATAACAGTATATCCATGTCACAAGATGAG attAATGGTGTTGAATTCCACACAAGGAGACAGAGCCAGTCTGATGCCTGGTTTTCTTTCAGTGCTGGGAGAATTACTGCATCTGTGTTGAGGGCAGTAACTCGCACCAGACCCGACAAACCATCTGTTTCATTGATTGCTAAGATCTGTTACCCAAAAAGTCACTCCTTTTCAACCAAAGCGACAAg ATGGGGTTGTAAACACGAGGAAACGGCTCGAACGGAATATGAGAATCTAATGGAATCAAAGCACACTGGTTTCACAATTCGAGAGTGTGGACTCTTCATCGATGCCACATTCCCATTCATTGGTGCTTCCCCATATGCGTTGGTGACTTGTGATTGTTGTGAGTCATGGATTTTGGAGATCAAATGCCCCTACTGCCATATAGATCCGACGATTGAGACAGCAACTGAGAACAGCGATTTTTATATCCGAAATGAAAGTGGGAAATTGACACTGAAACAAGATCATGCATATTATTTTCAGATACAATGTCAGCTTCATGCCACTCAGAAGCAGTATTGTGACTTTGTTGTCTGTACAAACAGTACAATTTTTATTGAAAGAATTGAACCGGACACCAATTTGTTCAGTGAAATTGTAAAGAgtgcagaaacatttttcaaatcatgcATTCTTCCAGAACTTGTGGCTAAATACTTTACTCAAGAGAGGGCTTTGCCAAGTATTACTGATGATGTCTGCTACTGTAAAGAAGCAGATGAGAAAAAGACTTTGATAATTTGTTCTTCTGACACATGTACtgtcaaatattttcatcaagAATGTCTGGGATTGACATCAGGTTCCAAAAATTGGAAGTGCTCAGGATGCAAAAAATTGGAGAGATTCCAAAAAGACCAATTAAGCAAATATGACGACTag